A window of the Henckelia pumila isolate YLH828 chromosome 3, ASM3356847v2, whole genome shotgun sequence genome harbors these coding sequences:
- the LOC140887387 gene encoding probable LRR receptor-like serine/threonine-protein kinase At5g37450, protein MDEKKVWVVGIFLTISAVCWWSPLIIVYGQLTDPNEVTALLGVRRKLNDNLKYLNWSQKHDPCTSYWTGVKCFLNQTDGFMHVQELRLMRLNLSGTLAPELGLLPNTKILDFMWNNISGSIPKEIGNIKALQLLLLSGNQISGPLPDELGYLPHLTKFQLDLNFISGSIPKSFANLTKVQHFHMNNNNFSGQLPPELSTLPLLKHFLLDNNNLSGYLPPQFARMPSLTILQLDNNNFAGTVIPDSYGNMTKLRKLSLRNCSLQGTIPDLSPMRNLLYLDLSINQLTGQIPSNRLSEGITTIILSNNKLNGSISSNLSAFSYLQKLYLDNNSLSGSLPTTIWKNITFTSETTLDINFEDNLLSDVSGILDVPSNVTLRLGGNPVCNIANRQNISLFCEPGYGNEAKPDYLKKPVLNTCKPEDCPNYYEYAPTLPNKCFCAAPFGVELRLRSPSISIFPPYRDQFDYFIASNVYPKPNQSLHLYQLYVDSVQWEPGPRLKMSLLFFPEDTNDSNIYAFSSNEILTIADTFATFTIPGNDTFGPYDLLGFTAEGPYSDVLLPSLSNRTRLRKGVLAGIVVGSILGASFILGGILLLYRKLHPKNMQAKDGKKEPHPKVPMKMDGVKAFSFEDLQMATNNFSVTTQIGQGGYGKVYKGALADCAAVAIKRAQQGSLQGDKEFYTEIEMLSRLHHRNLVSLVGYCDEKEEQMLVYEFMPNGSLHDLLSAKYRAPLGFGTRLHIALGASRGILYLHTEADPPIIHRDIKANNILLDSKLTAKVSDFGISRLAPVSDAQGDTTAHISTNVKGTPGYVDPEYFLTHKLTEKSDVYSLGIVFLELLTGMQPISHGRNIVREVNAACQSGMMFSIIDRSMGQYPSECVKKFMALALRCSLDETKDRPLMLEIVRELENIFAMLPESDSTALELNLNVPSSGTSSTSIPTFSDRRSTYGTMELVPGSDLVSGVIHSIKPR, encoded by the exons ATGGATGAGAAGAAAGTATGGGTTGTGGGAATATTTCTTACTATCTCTGCAGTATGTTGGTGGTCTCCTCTTATAATTGTCTATGGGCAACTTACTGATCCAAATGAAG TGACCGCATTACTGGGAGTTCGCCGTAAATTGAATGATAATCTCAAGTATCTCAATTGGAGCCAGAAGCACGATCCTTGTACCTCATATTGGACTGGGGTGAAATGCTTTTTAAATCAAACTGATGGTTTCATGCACGTCCAAGAACT GCGCTTGATGAGATTGAATCTGTCTGGAACATTAGCTCCAGAGCTTGGCCTGTTACCGAATACAAAAATTCT GGACTTCATGTGGAACAATATTAGTGGCAGCATACCCAAGGAGATTGGCAATATTAAGGCACTACAGCTCCT GCTTCTAAGCGGGAATCAAATATCTGGTCCTTTACCGGATGAACTTGGTTATCTTCCCCACTTGACCAAGTTTCAGTTAGACTTGAACTTTATATCTGGATCAATCCCCAAGTCATTTGCAAACTTGACCAAAGTTCAGCATTT CCACATGAACAACAATAATTTCAGCGGTCAGCTTCCACCAGAGCTTTCTACGCTTCCATTACTAAAACACTT CCTGCTAGATAATAACAATCTATCTGGATATCTTCCGCCGCAGTTTGCACGAATGCCTAGCCTCACAATTCT TCAACTCGATAACAATAACTTTGCTGGAACTGTGATTCCGGATTCTTATGGCAACATGACAAAGCTCAGGAAGTT GAGTCTAAGGAACTGTAGTCTGCAAGGAACGATACCTGATCTTAGTCCCATGAGAAACCTTCTTTACTT GGATCTTAGCATTAATCAACTTACTGGTCAGATACCCTCAAATAGGCTATCGGAAGGTATCACTACCAT TATTCTGTCAAATAACAAGCTCAATGGGTCGATTTCTTCCAATTTATCTGCGTTTTCCTATCTCCAGAAATT GTATCTGGATAATAATTCATTGAGTGGGTCTCTGCCAACCACTATTTGGAAGAATATTACCTTCACTTCAGAAACAACACTTGATAT AAATTTTGAAGATAATTTACTATCCGATGTTTCAGGCATCCTCGATGTTCCTTCAAACGTAACACTTAG GCTTGGTGGAAATCCTGTTTGTAATATTGCAAACCGTCAAAACATCAGCCTGTTTTGTGAACCTGGTTATGGAAATGAAGCAAAGCCAGACTACTTGAAGAAGCCAGTGTTAAACACATGTAAACCCGAAGATTGTCCCAATTACTATGAATATGCACCAACTTTACCGAATAAATGCTTCTGTGCAGCACCTTTTGGTGTTGAACTACGACTCAGAAGTCCTAGCATATCCATCTTCCCTCCATATCGTGATCAATTTGATTACTTCATAGCATCTAATGTGTACCCAAAACCAAATCAATCATTGCATCTGTACCAGCTTTATGTTGACTCCGTCCAGTGGGAACCAGGTCCAAGGCTAAAAATGTCTCTGCTCTTCTTTCCTGAGGACACCAATGATTCTAATATATATGCCTTTAGTTCAAATGAGATTCTAACAATAGCAGATACATTTGCGACCTTCACCATACCAGGAAACGATACATTTGGCCCATACGATCTACTTGGTTTCACTGCTGAGGGTCCTTATTCTGATG TGTTACTTCCTTCTCTAAGCAATAGGACCAGACTACGTAAAGGTGTGTTGGCTGGAATTGTGGTGGGATCTATATTGGGTGCAAGTTTCATACTTGGTGGCATACTGCTGCTCTATCGAAAACTGCATCCAAAGAATATGCAAGCCAAAGATGGCAAAAAGGAACCAC ATCCAAAAGTTCCAATGAAAATGGATGGAGTGAAGGCATTTAGTTTCGAGGATTTGCAAATGGCAACAAACAATTTTAGCGTTACTACTCAAATTGGTCAAGGAGGGTACGGAAAGGTCTATAAAGGGGCTTTAGCAGATTGTGCAGCTGTGGCAATAAAGCGTGCACAACAAGGTTCCTTACAGGGTGACAAAGAATTTTACACCGAAATCGAAATGCTTTCACGATTACATCATCGGAATCTGGTTTCACTGGTTGGATATTGTGATGAAAAAGAAGAGCAG ATGTTAGTGTATGAGTTCATGCCCAATGGCTCGTTACATGACCTACTATCtg CTAAATACAGAGCACCTCTCGGTTTTGGGACAAGATTGCACATTGCTTTAGGTGCTTCCAGAGGCATTCTATATCTGCATACGGAAGCCGATCCACCTATTATTCACCGTGATATCAAGGCAAACAACATACTGCTGGATTCCAAGTTGACCGCCAAAGTATCTGATTTCGGGATTTCAAGGCTTGCGCCTGTATCAGATGCTCAAGGAGATACAACTGCACATATATCCACCAACGTCAAAGGAACACCA GGTTATGTGGATCCAGAATACTTCCTGACCCACAAGTTGACAGAGAAAAGCGATGTTTATAGCCTTGGAATTGTATTCTTGGAGCTCTTAACAGGGATGCAGCCTATATCTCATGGAAGAAACATTGTCAGAGAG GTCAACGCAGCGTGTCAAAGTGGGATGATGTTTTCCATCATTGACAGGAGTATGGGGCAATACCCTTCCGAGTGTGTAAAGAAATTCATGGCTTTAGCCCTCAGATGCTCTTTGGATGAGACCAAGGATAGGCCATTGATGCTGGAAATTGTAAGGGAGCTGGAAAACATATTTGCAATGCTTCCGGAATCTGATAGCACAGCCTTGGAGTTGAACTTAAATGTGCCCAGCTCTGGAACTTCATCTACCTCAATTCCAACCTTTTCAGATCGGAGGAGCACTTATGGAACTATGGAACTTGTCCCTGGAAGTGACCTTGTTAGTGGTGTCATTCATAGCATTAAGCCTCGTTGA